One Defluviitoga tunisiensis genomic window carries:
- the rsxC gene encoding electron transport complex subunit RsxC: MPTFTFKGGVHPPQMKEQSRDKSIQKLPLPDIVYLFMSNHLGVPAKPVVKEGDFVKTGQLVGEGAKGISANIHSSVTGEVMGIESIVNASTGRRDQAVVVKRTSEDQWEYVKHDADFKKFTKEEIIQIVKDSGIVGLGGAMFPTHIKMSIPDNKVVDYLIINGAECEPYITIDERIMREKANEIIKGIEIMDYVLNPKKIFIGIENNKPEAIETLKKSIKNKVKIEVAPLQTKYPQGAEKQLITAITKREVPEGKLPIDVGTLVFNVSTVYAVYDAVINGKPLVERGITITGKGVKNPGNYWFRIGTKVSDLLNFVGIVEAKIDRILYGGPMMGIPIPSIDLPTFKGNNAITVLTNEEILRRRTYPCIRCASCVEVCPMGLQPYYLKKLADARKNDLAQENGILSCIECGACSYICPSNIDLSRTFQTTKKVIQAIQKRRG, from the coding sequence GTGCCAACATTTACTTTTAAAGGTGGTGTTCATCCTCCCCAGATGAAAGAACAATCTAGGGATAAAAGTATTCAAAAACTTCCGCTGCCTGACATAGTTTATCTGTTTATGAGTAACCATTTAGGAGTGCCTGCAAAACCAGTAGTTAAAGAAGGAGACTTTGTGAAAACTGGTCAACTTGTTGGTGAAGGTGCAAAAGGTATATCTGCTAATATCCATTCTTCGGTAACTGGTGAAGTTATGGGGATTGAATCTATAGTTAATGCTTCAACCGGAAGAAGAGATCAGGCTGTTGTTGTAAAAAGAACTTCCGAGGATCAGTGGGAATATGTAAAACATGATGCTGATTTTAAAAAATTTACTAAAGAAGAAATAATTCAAATAGTAAAAGATTCAGGAATTGTTGGGTTGGGTGGAGCAATGTTTCCAACTCATATTAAAATGAGTATTCCTGATAATAAGGTTGTAGATTATTTGATAATTAACGGTGCTGAATGTGAACCTTATATTACCATAGATGAAAGAATAATGAGAGAAAAAGCTAATGAAATCATAAAAGGTATTGAAATTATGGATTATGTGCTAAATCCGAAGAAGATTTTCATTGGTATTGAAAATAACAAACCAGAAGCTATTGAAACTCTAAAGAAAAGTATTAAGAATAAAGTAAAAATTGAAGTAGCCCCATTACAGACCAAATATCCTCAAGGTGCTGAGAAGCAATTAATAACAGCAATTACCAAAAGGGAAGTGCCAGAAGGTAAGTTGCCAATTGATGTTGGGACGCTGGTTTTTAATGTTTCTACTGTTTATGCTGTATATGATGCAGTAATAAATGGGAAACCTTTAGTTGAACGAGGAATCACTATAACGGGGAAAGGGGTTAAAAATCCTGGTAATTATTGGTTTAGGATAGGAACCAAAGTTTCAGATCTTTTAAATTTTGTTGGTATTGTTGAAGCAAAAATTGATAGAATTCTATACGGTGGTCCTATGATGGGGATTCCGATCCCAAGTATTGATTTACCAACATTTAAAGGTAACAATGCTATAACAGTCTTGACAAACGAAGAAATATTAAGAAGAAGAACTTATCCTTGTATAAGGTGTGCATCTTGTGTTGAGGTTTGCCCCATGGGTTTGCAACCCTATTATCTCAAGAAACTTGCCGATGCTAGAAAGAACGATTTGGCTCAAGAAAATGGGATATTAAGTTGTATTGAATGTGGTGCGTGTTCATACATTTGTCCGTCAAATATTGATTTATCTAGAACTTTTCAGACAACCAAAAAAGTAATTCAGGCAATTCAGAAAAGGAGGGGTTGA
- a CDS encoding metallophosphoesterase family protein: MKKSYFIFFFFFLFLFLSITLFSVNPNISQNNSCTLHNDYLKVELFTDGENVGFIKSVKLANFDQSLISNHKFLISGSSLISEIQETSDNSISFISYGHELEVLTKYTLENNNIFISTTIINLSNKTKKSQLVEIIDYSDTFPFFSNTKLMNNHVFLLQQDYGGFGYLPLDKPSFDRIIPGNNMISNISILTLNSNEKVTFNRVIKVEKSIADIEKEYYEMHGIAFQTFGKKIQLNNGKSSQGIRVVLEDKLKKIRSVQIVDENEMALFFIPSNDDYQIKVDFGNLKTESMSLLNSDYIILDVPENYFFYQPLLTNKSENGITVNFRTFIPARAEIEVYLENNPNDILQTYDLIPMEYHHVSLQGLKPGGIYNYTIRVDDTYSNSLESETKSFQIKPYDEEIKSFNFLVYGDTQIYDYLHSYVVNRIINDNSDILNFAFVVKPGDHTEEGSSEKSWSNFFESAYPIGSQVPYYTALGNHERNNELYYRAFELPRGGGDYSKRWYSFNYGNSHFIILDSNILENTSLFQEQVKWLENDLKNNQDSAFIFVAFHHPFWTTATEYGPMDENSPDGHYNTKYWLPLFKEYGVDVVINGHIHAYERYYKDGIMFITTGGGGAKLNTDHSAEPLAWHIKHVLGKLHYINFEVTEDSVKATVIAVAEIINPLFPNEYNEINEIIDEFYIH; encoded by the coding sequence ATGAAAAAAAGTTATTTTATCTTTTTCTTTTTCTTTTTATTTTTATTTCTTTCTATAACATTATTTTCTGTTAACCCTAATATTTCACAAAATAATTCATGTACTTTGCACAACGATTACTTAAAGGTAGAACTTTTTACTGACGGAGAAAACGTTGGATTCATAAAATCTGTCAAATTAGCTAATTTTGATCAGTCACTCATTTCAAACCACAAATTTTTAATCTCTGGGAGTAGTTTAATAAGTGAAATACAAGAGACTTCAGACAATTCAATTAGCTTTATATCTTATGGACATGAACTTGAAGTTCTTACTAAATACACTTTAGAAAACAATAATATATTTATTTCTACGACTATAATAAATTTGTCAAATAAAACAAAAAAATCTCAGTTAGTTGAAATAATTGATTATTCAGATACATTCCCATTTTTTAGTAATACAAAATTAATGAATAATCATGTTTTTTTGCTGCAACAGGATTATGGAGGTTTTGGATATTTACCTCTTGATAAACCTTCTTTTGATAGAATCATTCCTGGAAATAATATGATCAGTAATATATCAATACTTACATTGAATTCTAATGAAAAAGTTACATTTAACAGGGTCATTAAGGTAGAAAAAAGTATTGCAGATATTGAAAAAGAGTATTATGAAATGCATGGTATAGCTTTTCAGACCTTTGGTAAAAAAATCCAGCTAAATAATGGAAAATCTTCTCAAGGGATAAGAGTGGTGCTCGAAGATAAGTTAAAAAAAATTAGATCTGTTCAAATAGTCGATGAAAATGAAATGGCTTTATTTTTTATTCCATCAAATGACGATTACCAAATCAAAGTTGATTTTGGAAATTTGAAAACTGAATCGATGAGTTTATTAAACAGTGATTATATTATATTAGATGTTCCTGAAAATTACTTTTTCTATCAACCACTTTTAACTAATAAATCAGAAAATGGCATAACAGTTAATTTCAGAACATTTATTCCTGCTAGAGCGGAAATTGAAGTATATCTTGAAAACAATCCTAATGATATTTTACAGACCTACGATTTAATTCCTATGGAATATCATCATGTTTCTCTTCAAGGATTAAAACCTGGTGGGATATATAATTATACTATAAGAGTTGACGATACTTATAGTAACTCTTTAGAATCTGAGACAAAAAGCTTTCAAATAAAGCCTTATGATGAAGAAATTAAAAGTTTTAACTTTTTAGTTTACGGTGATACTCAAATATATGATTATTTACACAGCTATGTAGTTAATAGAATAATTAATGATAATTCAGATATATTAAACTTTGCTTTTGTTGTTAAACCTGGTGATCATACAGAAGAGGGAAGCTCTGAAAAGAGTTGGTCAAATTTTTTTGAATCAGCTTATCCAATAGGTTCTCAAGTTCCTTATTACACAGCTTTAGGTAACCATGAGCGAAACAATGAACTTTATTATAGAGCTTTTGAGTTACCTCGTGGAGGCGGTGATTATTCAAAAAGATGGTATTCCTTTAATTATGGAAACTCTCACTTTATCATTTTGGACTCAAATATCCTTGAAAATACTTCTTTATTTCAAGAACAAGTTAAGTGGCTTGAAAACGACTTAAAAAATAACCAAGATAGTGCCTTCATTTTTGTTGCTTTTCATCATCCTTTTTGGACTACAGCAACCGAATATGGACCTATGGATGAAAATTCTCCGGACGGTCATTATAATACCAAATACTGGTTACCCTTATTCAAAGAATATGGAGTAGATGTAGTTATAAATGGTCATATTCACGCCTATGAACGTTACTATAAGGATGGCATAATGTTTATAACAACAGGTGGTGGTGGAGCCAAACTTAACACAGATCACAGTGCGGAACCTTTAGCCTGGCATATTAAACATGTACTAGGTAAATTGCACTATATCAATTTTGAAGTTACTGAAGATTCTGTAAAAGCAACTGTTATTGCTGTGGCTGAAATTATAAATCCTCTTTTTCCAAATGAATATAATGAGATAAACGAGATAATAGATGAGTTTTACATACATTAA
- a CDS encoding phosphatidate cytidylyltransferase, with product MNKKELAKRTISGVILGPIVVFSFLTYPTLLGLVTAIVMISSFELIEMFTSDLKNPLIKFLITFIVGASTLVYGFALEAESRGILPFEAEGTFFLGFVICIILILINVKEIKYTKRLIESSALSLLYVSFFLSHFYLIQMNYGSGLAIMALTSVWAYDAGAFFIGSKFGKHKLSPHFSPKKSWEGLIGGIAFTFVYLFIFDFIGLLFSVMPKMDILHFFIFALMVGIFDTIGDLMESVIKRYYNVKDSSKILPGHGGMLDRIDGLLIATPMWYLLLAIIGV from the coding sequence TTGAATAAAAAAGAGCTCGCAAAGAGAACAATATCAGGTGTGATATTAGGTCCAATTGTTGTTTTTTCTTTTTTAACCTATCCTACTCTCCTTGGATTAGTCACTGCTATTGTTATGATTTCATCTTTTGAATTGATAGAAATGTTTACAAGTGATTTAAAAAATCCTTTAATTAAATTTCTTATAACTTTTATCGTAGGAGCCTCAACTTTAGTATATGGTTTTGCTCTTGAAGCTGAATCTAGAGGGATTTTACCTTTTGAAGCTGAAGGTACTTTCTTTTTAGGTTTTGTAATCTGTATTATTTTGATATTGATAAATGTGAAAGAAATAAAATATACAAAAAGATTAATTGAATCATCTGCTTTGAGCTTATTATATGTTTCTTTCTTTCTTTCTCATTTTTATTTAATTCAAATGAATTATGGATCTGGTTTAGCGATCATGGCTCTTACATCTGTTTGGGCTTATGACGCAGGCGCTTTTTTTATAGGTTCGAAGTTTGGTAAACATAAACTTTCTCCACATTTCTCTCCTAAAAAAAGTTGGGAGGGATTAATTGGAGGAATTGCATTTACTTTTGTGTATTTGTTTATTTTTGATTTTATTGGATTATTATTTTCTGTAATGCCGAAAATGGATATCTTGCATTTTTTTATATTCGCCTTAATGGTTGGAATTTTTGACACTATTGGAGATCTTATGGAATCTGTTATTAAACGATATTATAATGTTAAGGATTCAAGTAAGATTCTTCCCGGACATGGAGGAATGCTTGATAGGATAGATGGCTTATTGATAGCCACGCCTATGTGGTATCTGCTTTTGGCTATAATAGGGGTTTAA
- the rsxA gene encoding electron transport complex subunit RsxA, with product MNLVLLFISAALINNVLLSRFLGECPFLGMSKSKDSAIGMGLAVIFVITISGAITWFLNELLVILGLEFLQTISFILIIAVLVQFVELFLKKTSPSLYDALGIYLPLITTNCAILGMSLLNIRENYNFIEAVINSFGSGCGFALALIIFSAIREKMQLNDVPKAFEGTALALVTVGLLSMAFMGFSGLV from the coding sequence ATGAATTTAGTTTTACTTTTTATTTCAGCAGCGTTAATAAACAACGTTCTCTTGTCTAGATTTTTAGGAGAATGTCCTTTTTTAGGGATGTCAAAGAGTAAAGATTCAGCTATAGGAATGGGACTTGCTGTTATTTTTGTTATTACTATATCAGGAGCCATAACATGGTTTTTAAACGAATTATTAGTAATTTTAGGACTAGAATTTTTACAAACTATATCTTTTATTCTTATAATTGCTGTGTTAGTGCAATTTGTTGAGCTTTTCTTGAAAAAAACAAGTCCCTCTCTTTACGATGCATTAGGGATATATCTTCCTTTAATAACTACAAATTGTGCTATATTAGGTATGTCATTATTAAATATAAGAGAAAATTATAATTTTATAGAGGCTGTAATCAATTCATTTGGTTCAGGATGTGGATTTGCACTTGCATTGATAATATTTTCAGCTATTAGAGAGAAAATGCAATTAAATGATGTTCCAAAAGCATTCGAAGGAACAGCTCTAGCATTGGTAACTGTGGGGTTGTTATCTATGGCGTTTATGGGTTTTTCAGGTTTAGTATAG
- the rsxE gene encoding electron transport complex subunit RsxE, with protein sequence MADIKNFTNGLIKNNPTFVQVLGICPTLATTTSAKNALGMGVATLFALILSNIVISLIRKIVPENVRIPIYIVVIASFVTVIDLLMHGFLPELWESLGIFIPLIVVNCIIMGRAEAFASKNGVIDSIFDALGNGLGFTGSLFLIGTVRELIGNGSILGINIFGNSFKVPLLVLAPGAFLTLGLLLAMFNSIGNSKKNKQKKVGANK encoded by the coding sequence ATGGCTGATATTAAAAATTTTACTAATGGCTTGATAAAAAACAACCCAACTTTTGTTCAAGTTTTAGGAATATGTCCTACTCTAGCAACAACGACAAGTGCTAAAAATGCTTTAGGCATGGGAGTAGCTACATTATTTGCTTTGATACTATCTAACATAGTTATTTCATTAATAAGAAAAATTGTTCCTGAAAATGTTAGAATTCCGATATATATAGTGGTTATAGCTTCTTTTGTTACTGTTATAGATTTATTGATGCATGGTTTTCTCCCCGAGTTATGGGAATCTCTTGGTATTTTCATACCCCTTATAGTTGTTAATTGTATTATTATGGGAAGAGCAGAAGCTTTCGCTTCAAAAAACGGAGTAATAGATTCAATATTTGATGCACTTGGTAATGGTTTGGGTTTTACAGGTTCTTTGTTTTTAATAGGAACAGTGAGAGAGTTAATAGGAAATGGAAGTATATTAGGAATAAATATTTTTGGAAATTCTTTTAAGGTTCCCTTACTTGTTTTAGCACCTGGAGCTTTTCTGACTTTAGGTTTGTTACTTGCAATGTTTAATTCAATAGGTAATTCTAAGAAAAACAAGCAGAAAAAGGTAGGTGCTAACAAATGA
- the uppS gene encoding polyprenyl diphosphate synthase: MEISNEIPDGINLPTHIGIIMDGNGRWATKNNKDRSYGHEQGAVVAEKVIEWTKEFNVKYLTLYTFSEENWKRPKEEIDFLFELFVGYFQVNFKKIIDNGVKIEFIGRIDKLPDEVFKSCIEIREMSSQNKDLTVILALNYSGRQEIVDAVNKILNQSKEQVSIEDINENLYLSNVPYPDLIIRTAGEKRLSNFLLWQSAYAELYFTDVLWPDFSREEYIKALLDYSKRERKFGAIPIQANINQVE, from the coding sequence ATGGAGATCTCTAACGAAATTCCAGATGGTATTAATTTACCTACCCATATTGGAATTATAATGGACGGAAATGGTAGATGGGCTACAAAAAATAATAAAGATAGATCGTATGGTCATGAGCAAGGGGCGGTTGTGGCAGAAAAAGTGATAGAATGGACTAAAGAGTTTAATGTAAAGTATCTCACTCTATACACTTTTTCGGAAGAAAATTGGAAAAGGCCAAAAGAAGAAATAGATTTTTTGTTTGAGCTTTTTGTAGGTTATTTTCAAGTAAACTTTAAAAAGATAATCGATAATGGGGTGAAGATTGAATTTATTGGTAGAATTGACAAGTTACCAGATGAAGTGTTTAAATCTTGTATTGAAATAAGAGAAATGAGTAGTCAAAATAAAGATTTAACTGTCATTCTTGCACTAAATTACAGTGGTAGACAAGAAATTGTTGATGCAGTCAACAAAATTTTAAATCAATCTAAAGAACAAGTGAGTATAGAAGACATTAACGAAAATCTGTATCTTTCTAATGTTCCATATCCTGATTTAATTATAAGAACAGCTGGTGAAAAAAGACTTAGTAATTTTCTTCTTTGGCAGTCGGCTTATGCAGAACTTTATTTTACTGATGTATTGTGGCCAGATTTTTCTCGTGAAGAATATATTAAGGCACTTTTAGATTATTCCAAAAGAGAAAGAAAATTTGGAGCAATACCTATCCAAGCTAATATAAATCAAGTGGAGTGA
- a CDS encoding FMN-binding protein, with protein MKEHLKTGLILAVFMLASGLLVSIVYNFVSPYLEQGDISNTLKAIEEVLKDPTSGSLIISSIPKDKKSLDEAVWKDSPDGVLYTSSKGAKVYSPSYMFKEGSKEIYVLTVSGLGFGGEVKSILSLVKENNELKLNKIEVLDYSGETPGLGAKIAQDSVKSRFYNIPQEGLISGIRVDKDAKASISTEEIDSYKEQGIVKTSDIMTGATITARAVADSINAAVEFLNQEGVLKAELKEVSVEPSDVQEEIDWNVILQAIDKILIDSETGEYLVSDVPTDLDSLESAIWKENSDGVLYTSSKGAKVYSPSYKFTEDAREIYVLNIAGKGFGGEVKSIISFVKENNELRLNKIEVLDYSGETPGLGAKIAEDKVKERFYSIPYSGLSSGVKVDKDAGVTVSSEEIENYKKQGVVKTSDVMTSATITARSVADSINAAVEFLKQEGVIE; from the coding sequence TTGAAAGAACACTTAAAAACAGGTCTTATCTTAGCAGTATTTATGTTGGCCTCCGGATTATTAGTATCAATTGTTTATAATTTTGTAAGTCCATATTTAGAGCAAGGAGATATATCAAACACATTAAAAGCTATAGAAGAAGTTTTAAAGGATCCTACATCTGGATCATTGATTATTTCAAGTATTCCAAAAGATAAAAAGTCCCTTGATGAAGCTGTTTGGAAAGATAGTCCAGATGGAGTGCTGTATACAAGTTCAAAAGGGGCTAAAGTGTATTCTCCGTCCTACATGTTTAAAGAAGGTAGCAAGGAGATATATGTTTTAACTGTCTCTGGTTTAGGTTTTGGTGGAGAAGTTAAAAGTATTCTTTCTTTAGTAAAAGAAAATAATGAACTTAAATTAAACAAAATTGAAGTATTAGATTATTCTGGTGAAACGCCAGGCCTTGGTGCAAAAATTGCTCAAGATTCTGTAAAAAGCAGATTTTACAATATTCCACAGGAAGGATTGATATCAGGAATCCGAGTTGATAAAGATGCAAAAGCTAGTATATCAACAGAAGAGATAGACAGTTACAAAGAACAAGGAATTGTAAAGACAAGTGATATTATGACAGGTGCTACTATAACAGCAAGAGCAGTAGCTGATTCAATAAACGCTGCTGTAGAATTTTTAAATCAAGAAGGAGTTCTTAAAGCTGAATTGAAGGAAGTTTCTGTAGAGCCAAGTGATGTTCAAGAAGAAATTGATTGGAACGTTATTTTACAGGCAATTGATAAGATTCTTATCGATAGTGAAACTGGAGAATATCTTGTTTCAGACGTACCTACAGATCTAGATAGTTTAGAATCAGCCATTTGGAAGGAAAATTCGGATGGAGTATTATATACAAGTTCAAAGGGTGCAAAAGTATATTCTCCTAGTTATAAGTTTACAGAAGATGCCAGAGAGATATACGTTTTAAATATTGCAGGAAAAGGCTTCGGAGGGGAAGTTAAAAGTATAATATCCTTTGTTAAGGAGAATAACGAACTAAGGTTGAACAAAATTGAGGTTTTAGATTATTCTGGTGAAACGCCAGGCCTTGGAGCCAAGATTGCAGAAGATAAGGTTAAAGAAAGATTTTACTCAATACCTTATTCTGGTCTATCTTCTGGTGTGAAAGTTGATAAAGATGCTGGTGTTACAGTATCTTCAGAAGAAATAGAAAACTACAAAAAACAAGGTGTAGTTAAAACTAGTGATGTAATGACCTCTGCTACAATTACTGCCAGATCAGTAGCTGATTCAATAAACGCTGCAGTAGAATTTTTAAAACAGGAAGGGGTGATTGAATAA
- a CDS encoding RnfABCDGE type electron transport complex subunit D, whose protein sequence is MRLSTEAAPHFRTNDTTQKIMLDVLIALTPAVIVSTWIFGLRALFIMLFSMVFAEVLEYVTVKFLKKQKDFKPDFSASVTGLLLGMNLSLGVNWWQIMIGVVVSILIAKHAFGGLGQNFFNPALVGRVFLMISFPTAMTTWYQPFYYKSPSIMTAASPLSMLSEQGIDQVLSNYSYWEMFVGKIPGSIGEVSALALIIGFIYLLVRNRVKVMIPLSYIGTVVVFSSILYFVDPIKFGNPLFHILTGGLMLGALFMATDMVTTPMTPKGEFVFGVGAGVLTILIRSFGGYPEGVSFSILIMNAFVPLIDDWLKPRIYGTSKGGAEN, encoded by the coding sequence TTGAGACTTAGTACCGAAGCTGCTCCCCATTTTAGAACAAATGATACTACCCAAAAAATAATGTTAGATGTGTTAATAGCTTTAACTCCTGCTGTTATCGTATCAACATGGATTTTTGGTTTAAGGGCTCTTTTTATTATGCTTTTTTCAATGGTATTTGCAGAGGTATTAGAATATGTAACCGTAAAATTTTTGAAAAAACAAAAGGATTTTAAACCAGATTTTTCTGCCTCTGTTACGGGATTGCTTTTAGGAATGAATCTCTCATTAGGAGTTAATTGGTGGCAAATAATGATTGGGGTAGTTGTGTCTATATTAATAGCTAAGCACGCTTTTGGTGGATTGGGACAGAATTTTTTCAATCCAGCTTTAGTTGGAAGGGTATTTTTAATGATTTCTTTTCCTACTGCTATGACTACTTGGTATCAACCTTTTTATTATAAAAGTCCAAGTATAATGACTGCTGCTTCACCTTTATCTATGTTATCGGAACAAGGAATTGACCAAGTATTAAGCAATTATAGCTATTGGGAAATGTTTGTTGGAAAGATTCCTGGTTCTATTGGTGAAGTAAGTGCATTAGCTCTAATTATAGGGTTCATTTATTTGCTTGTGAGAAATAGAGTTAAAGTTATGATTCCATTATCTTATATTGGGACCGTTGTAGTATTTAGCTCCATTCTCTATTTTGTAGATCCTATAAAGTTTGGCAATCCATTATTTCATATCTTGACAGGTGGATTGATGTTGGGAGCGCTTTTTATGGCTACAGATATGGTAACTACTCCTATGACCCCAAAAGGTGAATTTGTATTTGGAGTAGGTGCAGGTGTTTTAACCATTTTAATAAGGTCATTTGGTGGTTATCCGGAAGGAGTATCTTTCTCAATTTTAATAATGAATGCATTTGTTCCATTGATAGATGATTGGCTCAAACCTAGAATATATGGCACTTCTAAAGGAGGTGCTGAAAATTGA
- a CDS encoding sigma-70 family RNA polymerase sigma factor: MLEEKKCCDSNINTSKVKVSEPYLKKETTSRTLTTKSPKEKNGERVDIVKKIKNKALKNNNTITFEEIEVVITSFNNDEFSLEFLIDFYNKLKQAEISVIDGDELEQYCENLGSEYGSNTKEDEDNENVLESFYEDFTDEEIDNIFEGFSELEVEMCDNISMQDPIKIYLKEISKSKLLTPSRERKLAMRAKKGDKRARDELIKCNLRLVISIAKRYTGRGLSFLDLIQEGNIGLMKAVEKFDWKKGYKFSTYAYWWIRQAITRAIADQGRTVRIPVHLVETINKMNRIVNEYVQENGEAPNLETLAELMDKPVEKMKEILVSSKNIYSLNAPISNDVDSEGESELLDFVDSDIPTPHEEGRKMIIREKVEEVIDTLSTKEAMVLKMRFGFIDGKQKTLEEVGEYFNVTRERIRQIESKSIRKLKHPVRRKMIENILNEY; this comes from the coding sequence ATGTTGGAAGAAAAGAAATGTTGTGATTCTAACATTAACACATCAAAAGTAAAAGTATCGGAGCCTTACCTAAAGAAAGAAACTACCTCTCGAACATTGACCACTAAATCTCCAAAGGAAAAAAACGGTGAACGAGTTGATATTGTCAAAAAGATTAAAAATAAAGCCTTGAAAAACAACAACACAATAACCTTTGAAGAAATAGAAGTGGTCATAACATCTTTTAACAACGACGAATTTAGCCTTGAGTTCCTCATAGATTTTTACAATAAGTTAAAGCAAGCAGAGATATCTGTAATTGATGGTGATGAACTGGAGCAATATTGCGAAAATTTGGGGTCAGAATATGGATCTAATACTAAAGAAGATGAGGATAACGAAAACGTCTTAGAGAGTTTTTACGAAGATTTCACTGACGAAGAAATAGATAATATTTTTGAGGGCTTTTCTGAGTTAGAAGTTGAAATGTGTGACAACATTTCAATGCAAGATCCTATAAAAATCTACCTTAAAGAAATAAGCAAAAGTAAACTTCTGACACCTTCCAGAGAAAGAAAATTAGCAATGAGGGCAAAAAAAGGCGATAAAAGAGCTAGAGATGAATTAATTAAGTGTAATCTTAGGTTAGTAATTAGTATAGCAAAAAGGTATACAGGTAGAGGTCTAAGCTTTTTGGATTTAATACAAGAAGGAAACATTGGACTAATGAAAGCAGTAGAAAAGTTTGACTGGAAAAAAGGGTATAAGTTTTCAACTTATGCCTATTGGTGGATAAGACAAGCAATTACTAGAGCAATTGCAGATCAAGGCAGAACTGTAAGAATACCTGTACATCTTGTAGAAACGATTAATAAAATGAACCGCATTGTTAATGAATATGTTCAAGAAAACGGTGAAGCTCCTAATTTGGAAACTCTAGCAGAATTAATGGATAAACCTGTTGAAAAGATGAAAGAAATATTGGTAAGCTCTAAAAATATTTATTCTTTAAATGCTCCGATATCAAATGATGTTGATAGTGAGGGTGAATCTGAATTATTAGATTTCGTTGATTCTGATATCCCTACCCCTCATGAAGAAGGACGTAAGATGATTATTCGTGAAAAGGTTGAAGAAGTAATTGACACATTATCAACTAAAGAAGCTATGGTACTAAAGATGAGATTCGGTTTTATTGATGGTAAGCAAAAAACATTAGAGGAAGTCGGGGAATATTTCAACGTTACTCGAGAAAGAATAAGGCAGATAGAATCTAAATCTATTAGAAAGCTAAAACATCCTGTTAGAAGAAAGATGATCGAAAATATACTTAATGAGTATTAA
- the frr gene encoding ribosome recycling factor — protein sequence MARKSVYAKQTEEKMAKVVEHFEEELKKVRTGRPSTAFFEDIKVNYYGTPTPINQIANMSIGEDRTVIISPWDRKMLEAIEKAINSSNFGFNAINDGNVIRVKFPTPTVEDRKKLVKLTKEMLEETKVALRNIRREDIKKVKDDKNNSKLSEDEAKKIEEEIQEVLKSMEEEVEKIYERKEKEIMEN from the coding sequence ATGGCAAGGAAAAGCGTTTATGCTAAGCAAACAGAAGAAAAGATGGCGAAAGTAGTAGAACATTTTGAAGAAGAGTTAAAAAAAGTAAGAACCGGTAGACCATCAACGGCTTTTTTTGAAGATATTAAAGTAAACTACTATGGAACGCCTACCCCAATTAATCAAATTGCCAACATGAGTATAGGTGAAGATAGAACTGTCATAATTAGTCCATGGGATAGAAAGATGCTTGAAGCTATAGAAAAAGCAATAAACTCCTCAAACTTTGGCTTCAATGCAATAAACGATGGGAATGTGATTAGAGTAAAGTTTCCAACCCCTACTGTAGAGGATAGAAAGAAATTAGTAAAACTTACTAAAGAGATGTTAGAAGAAACAAAAGTTGCATTAAGAAATATCAGAAGAGAAGATATAAAAAAGGTAAAAGATGACAAAAATAATTCCAAATTGAGTGAAGATGAAGCTAAAAAGATTGAAGAAGAAATTCAAGAAGTCTTAAAGAGTATGGAAGAAGAAGTCGAAAAAATTTATGAAAGAAAAGAAAAGGAGATTATGGAAAATTAA